The following proteins come from a genomic window of Neofelis nebulosa isolate mNeoNeb1 chromosome 5, mNeoNeb1.pri, whole genome shotgun sequence:
- the LOC131511420 gene encoding olfactory receptor 5H2-like → MDTKNATMLTKFVLTGITYQPEWQIPLFLMFLVIYIITIVGNLGLTALIYNDPHLHIPMYFLLGSLAFVDAWISSTVTPKMLVNFLAKSKMITLSECVTQLFSFAFGATTECFLLATMAYDRYVAICKPLLYPVIMTYRLCIWLLVSSFVSGFIHSIVHIGFLFRLTFCNSNIIYHFYCDIMPLFKISCTDPSINILMIFIFSGSIQVFTILIVLVSYTLILFMILKKKSLQGIKKAFSTCGAHLLSVSLYYGPLLFMYVHPGSAQSHDQDMMDSLFYTVIIPLLNPIIYSLRNKKVIDSLRKMLNRNV, encoded by the coding sequence ATGGATACTAAGAATGCAACAATGTTGACAAAATTTGTTCTCACAGGAATCACGTATCAACCAGAGTGGCAAATCCCTCTGTTTCTGATGTTCTTGGTGATATACATAATCACTATTGTGGGAAACCTTGGACTAACTGCTCTCATCTACAATGACCCCCACCTTCACATTCCCATGTACTTTCTCCTTGGGAGTTTAGCCTTTGTGGATGCTTGGATATCATCTACAGTGACCCCAAAGATGCTGGTCAACTTCCTAGCCAAGAGTAAGATGATAACTCTCTCTGAATGTGTGACACAattgttttcctttgcatttggTGCCACCACAGAATGTTTTCTCTTGGCAACAATGGCATATGATCGCTATGTAGCCATATGCAAACCATTACTTTATCCGGTAATTATGACCTATAGACTTTGCATCTGGCTGTTAGTTTCATCATTTGTAAgtggatttattcattctatagtTCATATAGGTTTTTTATTTAGATTAACCTTTTGTAATTCTAACATAATATATCATTTTTACTGTGACATCATGCCATTGTTTAAGATTTCCTGTACTGATCCTTCAATTAATATtctgatgatttttattttctctgggtcAATACAGGTATTTACCATTCTGATTGTTCTGGTTTCTTATACACTTATTCTTTTTATGATCTTAAAAAAGAAGTCTCTGCAAGGCATAAAAaaagccttctccacctgtggAGCCCATCTCTTATCTGTTTCTTTATACTATGGGCCTCTTCTATTCATGTATGTGCATCCAGGATCCGCACAATCACATGATCAGGATATGATGGACTCTCTATTTTACACTGTCATAATTCCTTTGTTAAATCCAATTATCTATagtctaagaaataaaaaagtcataGATTCACtaagaaaaatgttaaacagaAATGTTTAG